In Luteibaculum oceani, the DNA window GGAGAGCAAGTATGGATGTCGCATGGAGACAGTATCAAAGAATTGCCAGATGGATTCTCTGTGATTGCAAAGACAAAGGATATTCCTGTTGCAGCTTACTGTAAAGGAAATATTTACGGTTTGCAATTTCATCCAGAGGTTTACCATACCACTAACGGAGCAACCATCCTCCGAAATTTCTGTGTGGATATTTGCGGCGCTCAACAAGATTATACCGCAGCTTCCTTTGCCGAGGAAACAATAGATAAACTAAAAAAGGAAGTTGGGAATGAAAAAGTAATTCTTGGACTTTCTGGAGGGGTAGATTCCTCTGTTGCGGCTGTGCTTTTGCATAAAGCCATTGGAGAAAACTTGCACTGCATCTTCGTAGATAATGGCCTCCTTCGTAAAAATGAATTCGAGGAAGTGCTTGAAGCATACAAAGGCATGGGCTTAAATGTAAGGGGAGTCAACGCTTCTCAACAATTCTACGATGCCCTAAAAGGAATTAAAGACCCAGAACAAAAGCGTAAGAATATTGGTAAAGTATTTATCGATGTTTTTGATGCAGAAGCTAAAAAGGTGGAAGGTGCTACATTCCTTGCTCAAGGAACCATATATCCTGACGTAATTGAGTCGGTATCTGTTAATGGACCATCAGCTACCATAAAATCTCACCACAATGTAGGTGGACTGCCAGACTTCATGAAATTGAAAATCGTAGAGCCACTTAGATTGCTTTTTAAAGATGAGGTAAGGCGAGTAGGAAAAACATTGGGGATTAGCGATAAAATTATCGGAAGACACCCATTCCCAGGACCTGGACTTGCCATTAGAATTCTAGGAGATATTACTCCAGAAAAGGTAGCCATGCTTCAAGAAGCAGATGCTATTTATATCAACGGACTTAAAGAGGCAGGTCTTTATGATCAGGTTTGGCAGGCCGGTGCTATTCTTCTTCCAGTTCAAAGTGTTGGAGTAATGGGAGATGAAAGAACTTACGAAAACTGCGTAGCTTTAAGAGCCGTTACCTCAACAGATGGAATGACCGCAGATTGGTGTCATTTACCTTACGAATTTTTAGGTGAGATATCCAATAAAATAATAAACCGCGTTAAAGGTATAAATAGAGTGGTGTATGACATTTCTTCTAAGCCACCTGCAACCATTGAGTGGGAATAAAATTATTTTTCATGAAAAACGTACTACTAACCCTCATTGCAGTTTTATGTTTGGCTATAAGCTCTTTTGGGCAGGCCGAGCGTATTACTACCATTAATGGTAAGAAATACATCATCCATACCGTAGAGCCAGGAAACACTTTGTATTCTATCTCTAAGACTTATGCGGTGGATACATACTTTATCATCCAGGAAAACCAATTTCTTAAAGAAGGATTAAAGGTTGGCCAGGAGCTTAAAATCCCCCTTGCTCGTCAGTCAAAAAGTGAATCCAAATTTGCACCTGAATTACGTGGAGATTACCTAATCCATGAGGTGCAAAAGAAGGAAACACTTTATTCGCTTTCTAAGAAATACGGGATTGAGATTAAGGATGTAATTGACAACAACCCTCAAGCTGCGCAAGGAATTAAAGTAGGGCAACAGTTGAAAATCCCTACGAACAAATCAACCGCGGCAGATAAAGATCATTTAAAGCCTGCAATTGATGCAATAAAAGCAGCTGCTAAACCTAGCAAGCCAACCAAAATTATCCACCAGGTGGAGCAAGGTGAAACACTTTATAGCCTTGCTAAGCGGTATGGTGTTACCATGCAGGCCATCATCGATGCAAATAGCGGATTAATTGATGGAATAAAGGCGGGAACCTCAATAATTATTCCCAATAAGGAAGCGGATGATGACGATGAAAGTTCATTGCCTCAAAACGATCTAAATAATCAAAGGGAAGAGTATCCCAAATCAGATAAAAGCTCAAGTTATTACGAAAACCCGGTACAGCCGGGTTTTTCGGGCTATAAACCTGGCCTAAATAAGTCTACAGGTTCCTTTAAAGTGGCCATATTACTTCCTTTTCTGGCAAGCGAAGAGGGAGATCAATCTGATTTTTCCAGAAACAAAATTGCGTTGGAGTTTTATCAAGGTGCGGTGTTAGCGCTAGATTCATTAGAAAGACTAGGGTTGAATACGCAGGTATTGGTATACGATACAAAAAAGGATGCCATGCATGTAAAGCGCTTATTGGAGAATCCAGCGCTGTCTGATGTAAATCTATTTATCGGACCTATGTTTCGTTCTCCTTTGGAGCAAGTTGTTGAACATGCTGAGCGAATAGGAGCTCACGTGGTTTGTCCTGTCCCTCAAAGTAATAAGGTCTTGTTCAATCACCCCAATGTGAGTAAAATCCATGTAAATGTATTTACACAAGCGAGTTTACTTGGAAAGTATACTGCAACCCAGCACTCCAATGCAAAGGTTATCGTGATTAATAAGGAAGGACAGGATGCCAAAGCCAATCGCTTAGCTCAAAATTTTAAGAAAACGTATTTTAAGTTTCTACCGGGTGGAAATATTTTTGGAACTGACACCCTAGCTACACTCGTAACCAATGGTTATGAGTTTCCAGAGATGGAATCATTCCTGGATAATACCCGTCCAAATATCGTTTTTACACCCTCATCTGATCCAGTTTTAGCCTCGGGATTACTTACCCACCTTAAAGGTTATTCTAAGGAGTATAAAATTCAGGTAATGGGATTAGAACCATGGCTGGGAATGGATGAAATAGACACGAGAAACAAAAATGATCTTTCGCTTACCGTAAGTTCTAGTCATTACATTAACTACGAGGATAGGTCTACATTACAATTTATTAAGGGGCATCGCAAAAAATTTAAATCCGACCCGGGAGAATTTACCCACTTGGGATTTGATGTTACTTTCTATTATCTAAAAGGGATGTTGCAAAATGGAACGCTTTTTTTAGAAGAACTTAATAGTGATACCAACACTACCTCTACCAAGTTTAGTATGCTTCGCATTTCTAATACTTCTGGGTTTGAAAACAAGGCAGCATACATTTTATCCTACGACAATTATAAAATTAAGGTCCTTAATTAATGGAGTTTAGAGATTCGATTGCAGAGAAGTTTCAGCAAATACAAAATAACATCTGTAGGGGTCTAGAGGATCTAGATGGAAAATCTAAATTTCAGGAGGATCTTTGGCAGCGTCCAGGTGGTGGAGGTGGAGCTACCCGAATAATTCAGGGTGGTAAGGTTTTAGAAAAGGGTGGAGTAAACTTCTCTAAAGTTTTTGGTCCTATCCCCGATCTGATTAAAAAGGAATTTAAGACAGATGCTGAAGAGTTTTTCGCTACTGGGGTAAGTATTGTTCTTCACCCGAATAATCCGCACGTTCCTATCATTCACATGAATATTCGGTATTTCGAGTTACCGGGAACGGAGACCTATTGGTTTGGTGGAGGAATAGATCTAACTCCACATTATATAGTAAAAGACCAGGCCAAGCAGTTTCATCAAACCCTTAAATCGGTTTGCGATAAGTTTAAACCAGAAGCATATCAAGAATATAAAACCTGGGCTGATAATTATTTCTTTAATCCACACCGGAATGAAACCAGAGGAGTTGGGGGGATATTTTTTGACCAGCTAAAGCATACTGAGCAAATTTCTAAGCAAGATATAGAGCAATTTGTGTTAGGTGTTGGAAACAGCTTTTTAAACTGTTATTTACCGATTGCAAATGCCAATAAAGATTTGCCTTTTAACGAGGAAGAAAAACAATGGCAATTATTGCGAAGAGGTAGGTATGTGGAGTTTAATTTGGTTTACGATAGAGGAACTCAATTCGGTTTAAAAACAGGGGGGAGGATAGAATCTATATTGATGAGCTTGCCCAAACTTGCTTCGTGGGAGTACGACTTTAAACCCCAAAAAAATAGCCCCGAGGCACAAACCTTGGAGCTACTTAAAAAGGATATCGATTGGGTCGCTTAAAACTAAAAGCGATTATCTACTACCGAAATTCCAGGATATTTTTTCTTGTCAAATACAAAAAGCGCATCACTTAATCCCTCGTTGGGCTTAAAGGATTTAATTTGATAGGTGTAAATATCTCCACCCTTACCCATTACAACAACCTTTGAAATCTCCATTGCAGCCTTATCCACATATAATTTGATGGTGTGATAATTCTTCTCAGATGGGTTTTTGGGATATAAGTTTATGTGATGACAAGCTTTTCCATTCACGGTCTCTTCTCCCTTGTAGTTGTATTTAAACCCTTTTTCCCACAAGGTGAAAATCTCACTCGGGTTAATGTCACCACCTGTTAGTGCAGATAAATCGTCGATATAAACCTCGTTATCCGACTCTACAACTGTCCAAGTACTTTCACCATCGGAAAGGATGATGTAATCGTCTAAAACCAGATTAAACTTGGTGCCTTTTAATTTTATCACACCTTCTTGGTCCACTTTCATATTGGCCTGCTTATTCTCCAAAGTAGAATTAAAAGAGGCGGTAATGGTAGCGTAACCTTTGGTTTTCCCACTTAATTCATCTAGGATTTTTTTCGCCTTTGGGTCGCTAGACTCTTGGGCTAATGTGCTTGTAATAAAGCTTATACAGCTTACAAGGAGCAGCAATGTCTTAACTGCGTATTTCATGCTTAGGTTAATTTTGTTGTTGTTGATTACTCAAAAACTGTTCCAAAGATAGTTCATCAGGAATTAAAACCTTCCTGGCTTTCGATCCTTCAAATGGCCCAACTATTCCCGCAGCCTCCAATTGATCTACGATTCTCCCAGCTCGGTTGTATCCCAATTTTAATTTTCGTTGCAGCAGGGAGGTAGACCCTTGTTGATGCGCCACTATAACTCTTGCAGCTTCTTCGAACAATTCGTCTTGCTCTCCGTCTAAAATTTCAGAAGGCCCATTGTCACTTTCGTCCGCTACCTCAGGTAAAAGGAAAGCGCTTGGATATCCCCTCTGTTCTCCAACATATTCACAAATTTCCTCTACCTCTGGGGTGTCTACAAATCCACATTGTAGCCTTACTAGATCGTTTCCAGTGGAGAAAAGCATATCTCCCCGTCCTATTAATTGCTCAGCACCCCCTGAATCTAATATGGTTCTAGAATCTACTTTAGAGGTAACTCTAAACGCAATACGAGCCGGGAAATTCGCTTTAATAATACCCGTTATAATGTTTACCGATGGTCTTTGAGTCGCAATGATTAAGTGAATTCCAATTGCTCTAGCTAACTGTGCTAAACGAGCTATTGGCATTTCAACTTCCTTACCAGCAGTCATAATTAAATCTGCAAACTCATCTACTACTAAAACAATGTAAGGAAGGTATTTATGTCCTTTTTCTGGGTTGAGTTTTCTGTTTATAAACTTCTTGTTGTATTCTTTAATGTTCCTAACCTGAGCATCTTTTAATAGCTCATAACGGTGGTCCATCTCCACGCAAAGTGAATTAAGTGTCTTTACCACCTTAGAAGTGTCGGTGATAATCGCCTCTTCTTCATCGGGTAGCTTCGCTAGGTAATGGCGCTCTATCTTGTTAAATAGGTTAAGCTCTACCTTCTTAGGGTCAACAAGTACAAATTTAATCTGGGCTGGATGCTTTTTGTACATCAGCGATACCAGGATAGCATTTAATCCAACAGATTTACCCTGACCCGTTGCACCAGCCATAAGAAGGTGAGGCATTTTTGCCAAATCTGCAATAAAGGTCTCGTTGCTAATGGTTTTACCTAGTGCTACCGGCAGATCGTATTTACTGTGTTGAAATTTCTCCCCTTTAATTAAGGTTTTCATGGCTACCATATCCGGGTGGGTATTGGGAACCTCAATACCAATGGTACCTTTTCCTGGAATAGGGGCAATAATTCTAATTCCCAGTGCTGCTAGGCTCAGGGCGATATCATCCTCTAGGTTTTTAATCTTGGAAATTCTCACTCCCGCTTCTGGTACTATTTCGTATAAAGTAACCGTAGGCCCAATGGTGGCTTTTATTTTAGAAATTCCAATCTTATAATTTTGAAGGGTGGTGATAATCTTTTGCTTATTCTCTTCAAGAGTGGTTTTATCCATCCGCTCTTCCAGAGTTAGGTGTCCACTTCCATGGTCTTCGAGCAGGTCTATAGGTGGTAGTTTAAAACTAGATAAATCTAATTTGGGGTCGTAAGGACCAAAATCTTTGAGGCGCTTATTTACCTCTCTGTTTGATAATTCTTCCTCAACATTGTTCGATTGCTCATCAATCTCTAGCTCGGTATCCTCACTTTCTTCCAAATTGGAATTTTCATCCTCGGGACTTTCTTCAGCATTGCTAGTATCTATAACCTCAAATTGTTCGTCGCTGTATTTAAGGTTTATTTCACTTTCAGCCTGGTCTACATCTTCATTTGAAGTACTTGCCGCAGGTTTGGAATCTTCTTCTTCGCCTTCGTCGGGTACCAATTCAGCTTTGGTAAGTTTGGTGTAGAAGTCTTCCTCATCCTGAGCTGAAGTAGTATTTGACTCGGATTGAAGGGTTTCATCCATTTTCGAGGCATTCCCAGTTGCCAATTTTGCTTTCTTTTCGAACAATACATCCAGATTGGGATTGAAGGTATATACCACATAGGCAAATGCCATCAATGTAAGTAGTAGGGCGGAGCCAACACTACCAAGCAACCCAATAAAAAATTCACTTAGGAAATAACCAATTGATCCACCTAAAAAGGGAAGGTTGGCACTAAAGAAAAATCCAAGTAAAAAAGGAAGGAAAATAAGGTTGAAAATGAGGTTTTTAACCAGCTTTGGCAAGGGGGTAAGACTAAATCCAAGCCCGATTTTAACTCCCAGAACAAATAACAATAGGACAAAACCAAAGGATGCAATTCCAAATGATTGGTGGATAAAATGATGTGATAACCAAGCTCCAATTTTTCCTAGCCAATTGCTAACGGTAATTTCTGGGTTCATCAATTCCCAGAACGATTTCGAGGCGACAACCGATTGATCATCCTGCCAAGAAAAAAGGTAGGAGGTGAAGGAAAGGAATAAAATTGCGCTTGCGATAACAAAAAACGCTCCAACTACCTTTTTAAATTTGGGATCTTTAAAAAAGGTTAGGCTAAATTTTTTCTTATCCACCGGTTGTCTTCCTCCCCGGGTTCTCTTTTTAGGTGCTTGCTTTTTCCGTGCCATTAATTGAAAAATCCACTGAAATTCTCAAAATCTTCTTTAGTTGCCTTTCGGTAGCCCGAAGGTAACTCAGTATTTAAATCGTTTGGAATATTGTTCTTATACCAAAGAATGTGAACCAAAATATCCATACCCATTTCAATACCCTCCAATTTATATTGCAAAGGTACTCCTGCTAAGTGTTTAAACCTTGGGAAAAGGGGGGTGTTTATCCCTTTTAAATAGTAAATGGGGAACTTTTTCCCCTTGTTAACGCCAATTGCCAGGTCTAAAGTGTAAGCTTCTTTGGTTATTTTTTTGTCGGTTAGCTTTATTTCAAAGGGCTTTTCTTCAACTGGGGTAGGGCTTTTGTACCATACTTTATTTCCCATGGCGCTTACATAATTTAAGATGGAATCCGAACCAGCATCTGCGATTCTAATCATTGAAACCATACCGAAATTTATTTTTTGAACCACGCGTTTATCATTCCCGTAGAGAATGCACCCTTTAGGTAGGAATTGCTGCTGGATGAGGTTTAACGAGTCGGTTTTGGAGTAGCTGTATTGTAGCTCCACTGCAAAGGATTGATCCTGAGCGAAACTTAAAACCGTTAAAACGAGCAGATTAACAAAGAAAACTACAGTTTTTACCACAGTATTTTTTCTTTATTTAAAAATGCTGCAATTCCATTCTGGCAATCTTCTGTTGCCCTTGCCTCAGCATTCATTTTCGCTGCCAATTCTAATGCCTCGTTCAAGTTGGACGTATCCTGAGCCTTCGCGATAAGTTGTTTGGTTAAAAATAAGGATGCACCAGAAGCTCCAGTACATAGTTTACTCGCTACCTTTTTAACCTGATCATGTATGTCGTGATTGCTGAATACAGCATTGAATATTCCCATTTCACGAGCCTCTTCTGCTGGGATTAGCCTCCCTGTAAGCAAAAGGTCTTTAGCTTTAGCCTCTCCGATTTTGCGAACTAGAAAAACGGAAACAAGGGCAGGTATGAACCCTATTTTAACTTCGGTGTACCCATACATCGCTTCTGGAACCGAATACACCAAGTCACAAACGGTTGCTAATCCGGCGCCACCCGCAATTGCATGCCCCGTAATCTTGGCGATTATTACCTTTTTTAAATTATACATGGTCTCGAACAAATTCATAAGGGTTTTCGAGTCCGCTAAATTCTCTTCAAATGTGTTTTTCTGTAAATCTTGGAGGTAAGATAAATCAGCTCCTGCACAAAATGCTGGTCCGTTACCACTCAGAATTATAACCTTAACCGAGGGATCCGATTCCAAAGATTTAAAAGCCGTAGTAAGTTCAATTACTAAATTTTGGTTTAAAGCATTTCGTTTTTCCGGCCTATTGAGTTTAATTTCAGCAATTCTGTTGGCTATTTCTATCTCTATGAAATTGTACATTATTGGTTGGCTTTGCTACAAAAATAACCCATTATCCAAGCCTCAGAGGACTATACTTTTTTAATTTTCCACAGTTATGAATGCATACTTTGTTAATTGAGATTTAATAAAGCTGCTGAATTACCTATTTTTGCCAAAAATTTCTGCATGCAACAACTTTCCCAACTCCTCGAAAAGGAGGTCTTAAAAGCCATAAGTGATATATTCCAAGTAGAGGAGAATGTAAAACTGTCTTTTCAAGAGACTAGGAAAGAGTTTGATGGTGAAATTACTTTAGTGACCTTTCCTTTAACCAAGCCCCTTAAAGGAAAACCCGAGGATATAGGTGAGAAAATTGGTACTTATCTTAAGGAGAATAACGCGTTAGTACAAGATTTTAATGTGGTTAAAGGTTTTCTAAATCTTGTAATTAACGATGAATACTGGTTGGAATCTTTAAATGATTCTATTTCGGATAACAAGTTTGGGAATGTAAAATCCGAAAACCCCAAATCGGTAATGGTGGAGTTTTCTTCCCCAAATACCAATAAACCACTGCACCTAGGACATTTAAGAAATATTTTTCTTGGTCATGCCGTATCCAATATCCTAAAGGCAAATGGACATGAGGTTAAAAAGGTGCAGATCATAAACGACAGAGGAATTCATATCTGCAAGTCTATGTTGGCTTGGCAGTTATTTGGAGAAGGTGAAGCACCTGGGGAGTTAAAAGGGGATAAGCTGGTAGGGAAGTACTACGTTTTATTCGATAAAAAGTACCGAGAGCAAAATGAAAAGCTAATTGCGGAATGGGAAAATAAGTACCCAGATGACCTTCCGCAATCCGATAAGGAAAAGCAGCTTTTGTTTAAGCTTAAAACAGACGGAAAAGAGTCAATTAACGAAAAGGATAAGGAGCTTTTAAAAACGCTTTGCGATAGAAATAATAAATATCTCTTAGGTGCCCAAGAATTGCTTAGAAAGTGGGAGAGCGAAGACCCAAAAGTAAGAGCGCTTTGGGCTAAAATGAATGGTTGGGTATACGACGGCTTTGAAGACACCTACAAAACCATGGGGGTAAGCTTCGATAAATTATATTACGAATCTGATACTTACCTAAAAGGCCGCGAAGTGGTGCTTAAAGGACTTAAAGAAGGGTTGTTCTACCAGAAGGAAGATGGTTCCATATGGATAGACCTCGAGGGTGAAGGACTGGATCAAAAACTGCTGCTTAGATCTGACGGAACTGCTGTTTATATGACTCAAGATATTGGAACAGCAATACAGCGCTATGAAGATGTTCCTGAGTTAAACCAGATTGTTTACACTGTTGGAAACGAGCAGGATTACCACTTTCAAGTTTTATTTAAGATCCTAGAGAAAATGGGCTATGGTTGGGCGAAAAACTGCTACCATTTATCTTATGGGATGGTTGATTTGCCTTCCGGAAAAATGAAATCTCGAGAGGGTACCGTTGTTGATGCCGACGACCTGATGAAGGAAATGGTAGATGAAGCCGAACGCATTGCTCAAGAACTAGGAAAGGTTGATGCTGCAGATAAAGAGGCTTACCAAAAGCTACACAATACAGTCGGCTTAGGGGCATTGAAATACTTTTTACTAAAAGTAGACCCGAAAAAGCGCATGCTTTTCGATCCAAAGGAGTCTATCGATTTTAATGGTCATACTGGGCCTTTTATCCAATATACTTACGCCAGAATTAAGTCCTTATTGGATAAATCCGAGCTCGACTTTAAAGAGATCAACACAGATATTCAGTTACATGCCACCGAAAAACAATGTGTGGTTATGTTGTTGAAATACCCAAGCATTGTTAAAGAGGCTGGAGAAAATTACAATCCAGCATTAATTGCAAATTATATTTACGACTTGGTTAAATCTTATAACAGTTTCTACCAAAGTCAAAGCATATTAAAAGAGGAAAATAAAATTCTTTCATCCTTTAGGCTTGCATTAAGTAAGAAGGTAAGTGAGGTGATAGCTCAGGCCATGAATTTATTGGGTATTGAGGTGCCAGAAAGAATGTAAAACCTGTAAAAAAGCATTTAGAAATTATGTTCGAAAGTATAAGTGATAAGTTAGATAGGGCGTTTAAAGTTCTTAAAGGGCACGGTCAAATTACCGAGGTAAACGTTGCTGAGACCTTAAAGGAAGTGCGTAGAGCCCTGCTAGATGCCGATGTTAACTTTAAAGTTGCAAAGACCTTTACTGACACGGTAAAAGAAAAGGCGTTGGGGCAAAATGTACTTACTAGCGTTACGCCAGGTCAATTACTTATTAAAATTACCAAAGACGAGCTTACCAAATTAATGGGGGGCGACGCTACCGATATCAATATCAGTGGTAACCCTTCTGTAGTTTTAATGTCGGGTCTTCAGGGTTCGGGTAAAACTACATTTAGTGGTAAGCTTGCTAATTTTCTAAAAAAGAAAAAGGGTAAAAAGCCCCTTTTAGTTGCCTGTGATGTTTACCGTCCTGCAGCTATCGATCAGCTTCACGTTGTGGGTGAGCAGGTAGGTGTAGAGGTATACTCAAACAAGGAGCAAAAAGACCCAGTAAAAATTGCTCAAGAGGGAATAGAGTTTGCAAAGAAGCAAGGCTTAAATATGGTTATCATCGATACCGCTGGTCGTTTGGCCGTGGATGAAAAGATGATGAATGAGATTGCTGAAATCAAAAATGCAATCAATCCACAAGAGGTACTTTTTGTTGTGGATTCCATGACCGGGCAGGATGCTGTTAATACGGCAAAAGCCTTTAATAGCCGATTAAATTTCGATGGTGTAGTATTAACGAAATTAGATGGTGATACCCGTGGTGGAGCGGCTTTATCCATTCGTAAGGTGGTAGATAAACCCATCAAGTTTATCGGTACCGGAGAAAAAATGGACGCGCTGGATGTGTTTTATCCAGAACGTATGGCCGACCGTATTCTTGGAATGGGAGATGTGGTTTCGCTTGTAGAACGCGCCCAAGAGCAATACGACGCCGAAAAGGTTAGAAAACTCCAAAAGAAAATTGCCAAGAACCAATTCAATTTCGAAGATTTTATGGATCATATCCAGCAAATCAAGAAAATGGGGTCGGTTAAAGATCTTATGGGGATGATACCTGGAATGGGTAAGGCCATGAAAAATATGGATATAGACGATGACGCATTTAAAGGCGTTGAGGCTATTATCCAATCCATGACGGTACAAGAAAGGGTACAACCCGAGTTAATTAACTCAAGCCGTAAAAAGAGAATCGCATCCGGTAGTGGTACTACTATTCAGGAGGTAAATAGATTAATAAAGCAGTTCGAAGAAACTAGAAAAATGATGCGCATGATGTCTAATAAAAAGAACATGATGGGTATGATGAATCAGTTTAAAGGAATGCGCAGATAATAAGGGGTATGAGAATTCTAGACGGTAAAAAAACAGCGGAACAGGTTAGGCAGGAAATTAAAAAAGAGGTCGCAACCTGGGTGGATAAAGGAAACAGACCTCCACACCTTGCAGCGGTGCTTGTAGGTGACAATGGAGCCAGCCAAACCTATGTTAACGCTAAGATTAAAGACTGTGAGGAAGTAGGTTTTAAATCTTCACTAATCAAGCTTTCCGATACCATTACCGAAAAAGAATTACTCGAAAAAATAGATGAGCTAAATAGCGACGAATCGCTAGATGGGTATATCGTTCAGCTACCTCTGCCAAAGCACATTAACGAAAAGAAAATTACGCAAGCCATTTCTCCTACTAAGGATGTAGACGGATTCCATCCAGAGAACTTGGGGAAAATGGTTTTAAATCTCCCAACTTTCTTACCTGCAACGCCATACGGAATTATGCAGTTGCTGGAGTACTACAGCATAGATACCTCTGGTAAAAATTGTGTGGTTGTGGGAAGATCCAATATTGTGGGAACACCGGTAAGTATTTTAATGAGTCGTAATAATGACCCAGGAAATGCAACGGTAACTCTTGCGCACTCCAGAACTCAAAACCTAGAGGCTTTAATTAAAACGGCCGATATTTTAATTGTAGCTCTTGGAAAACCAGACTTCATAAAAGGGGATATGGTAAAAGAGGGTGCAGTTATCATAGATGTTGGAATCACTCGTGTGACAGATAGCTCTAGAAAAAAGGGATATAGGGTAGCAGGAGATGTTCATTTTGAAAGCGTTAAGAAAAAAGCTTCCTTTATTACTCCAGTTCCTGGTGGAGTAGGACCTATGACGCGTGTATCGCTTCTAAAAAATACCTTACTTGCCTGTAAAAGAAAGGCGTAATGGCTGAAAATGGCAATTTGAACCCAGAAGAAGAAACTCAGGAAGAATTAAAACGAATTAATTTTTCCCTAAAAAGAGTTCTTGTATCAATTATAAAGCTTTTCAAAAGCACTTTTAATATCCGAGAGGGTGCTCAAATCAAAGAGACTTCCGACGGAATTAAAAGGGATATTTCTTTTAAAGGACATAACAGCTGGATTTTAGTCTTCAGTATTTTTATTGCCAGTATTGGTCTTAATGTCAACAGTATTCCTGTTGTAATTGGAGCCATGCTTATTTCGCCGCTAATGGGCCCTATTTTGGGACTTGGCCTAGCTGTGGGTACCAACGATTGGGAGACCTTAACCCGTTCGCTGAAGAATTTTGGGATTATGATCCTGATTGCTTTAGCAACTTCAACCCTTTATTTTTCTCTTTCTCCTCTAACGGAAATTACCTCTGAATTATTGGGAAGGGTAAAACCCACTATTCTCGATGTTTTTGTTGCAACCTTTGGAGGTTTAGCTGGAATTGTTGCAGGTTCTAGAAAAGAAAAGAGCAATGTTGTGCCAGGTGTTGCCATAGCAACGGCACTAATGCCGCCTCTTTGTACCGCAGGATATGGCTTAGCTATTGGGTCAACCTCCGTTTTCTTCGGAGCAATGTATTTGTTCTTGCTCAACTCTGTTTTTATCTGTATTACTACTTTTCTAGTTATCAGGTTTTTAAAATTTCCTCTGGTAGAGTTTGTAGATACAAAAAAGGAAAAGCGCATCCGATTATCTATTACCATTTTCGTAATCGTTGTTATGGTGCCTTCGGCTTTTATTTTCTACGATGTTATCAAGGAAACCATTTACAATCGTAACGTAAGAAATTTTTTAGCTCAAGAGCTGTATTACGAAGGAGCTGAAATAATAAATGAA includes these proteins:
- the guaA gene encoding glutamine-hydrolyzing GMP synthase, which translates into the protein MQRSILILDFGSQYTQLIARRVRELNIYCEIHPYNKIPELDENLKGVILSGSPSSVHEPEAPIPNLEGILGKYPVLGICFGAQFLAQHHGGSVVRSEIREYGRANLSSVTQNELTKGLVDGEQVWMSHGDSIKELPDGFSVIAKTKDIPVAAYCKGNIYGLQFHPEVYHTTNGATILRNFCVDICGAQQDYTAASFAEETIDKLKKEVGNEKVILGLSGGVDSSVAAVLLHKAIGENLHCIFVDNGLLRKNEFEEVLEAYKGMGLNVRGVNASQQFYDALKGIKDPEQKRKNIGKVFIDVFDAEAKKVEGATFLAQGTIYPDVIESVSVNGPSATIKSHHNVGGLPDFMKLKIVEPLRLLFKDEVRRVGKTLGISDKIIGRHPFPGPGLAIRILGDITPEKVAMLQEADAIYINGLKEAGLYDQVWQAGAILLPVQSVGVMGDERTYENCVALRAVTSTDGMTADWCHLPYEFLGEISNKIINRVKGINRVVYDISSKPPATIEWE
- the hemF gene encoding oxygen-dependent coproporphyrinogen oxidase, which encodes MEFRDSIAEKFQQIQNNICRGLEDLDGKSKFQEDLWQRPGGGGGATRIIQGGKVLEKGGVNFSKVFGPIPDLIKKEFKTDAEEFFATGVSIVLHPNNPHVPIIHMNIRYFELPGTETYWFGGGIDLTPHYIVKDQAKQFHQTLKSVCDKFKPEAYQEYKTWADNYFFNPHRNETRGVGGIFFDQLKHTEQISKQDIEQFVLGVGNSFLNCYLPIANANKDLPFNEEEKQWQLLRRGRYVEFNLVYDRGTQFGLKTGGRIESILMSLPKLASWEYDFKPQKNSPEAQTLELLKKDIDWVA
- a CDS encoding PBP1 and LysM peptidoglycan-binding domain-containing protein — encoded protein: MKNVLLTLIAVLCLAISSFGQAERITTINGKKYIIHTVEPGNTLYSISKTYAVDTYFIIQENQFLKEGLKVGQELKIPLARQSKSESKFAPELRGDYLIHEVQKKETLYSLSKKYGIEIKDVIDNNPQAAQGIKVGQQLKIPTNKSTAADKDHLKPAIDAIKAAAKPSKPTKIIHQVEQGETLYSLAKRYGVTMQAIIDANSGLIDGIKAGTSIIIPNKEADDDDESSLPQNDLNNQREEYPKSDKSSSYYENPVQPGFSGYKPGLNKSTGSFKVAILLPFLASEEGDQSDFSRNKIALEFYQGAVLALDSLERLGLNTQVLVYDTKKDAMHVKRLLENPALSDVNLFIGPMFRSPLEQVVEHAERIGAHVVCPVPQSNKVLFNHPNVSKIHVNVFTQASLLGKYTATQHSNAKVIVINKEGQDAKANRLAQNFKKTYFKFLPGGNIFGTDTLATLVTNGYEFPEMESFLDNTRPNIVFTPSSDPVLASGLLTHLKGYSKEYKIQVMGLEPWLGMDEIDTRNKNDLSLTVSSSHYINYEDRSTLQFIKGHRKKFKSDPGEFTHLGFDVTFYYLKGMLQNGTLFLEELNSDTNTTSTKFSMLRISNTSGFENKAAYILSYDNYKIKVLN
- a CDS encoding LolA family protein translates to MKYAVKTLLLLVSCISFITSTLAQESSDPKAKKILDELSGKTKGYATITASFNSTLENKQANMKVDQEGVIKLKGTKFNLVLDDYIILSDGESTWTVVESDNEVYIDDLSALTGGDINPSEIFTLWEKGFKYNYKGEETVNGKACHHINLYPKNPSEKNYHTIKLYVDKAAMEISKVVVMGKGGDIYTYQIKSFKPNEGLSDALFVFDKKKYPGISVVDNRF